TGCTCGAACGGCAGCTTCGGCTGCTGGCCGGCAGCGCGTTCGCCCGCGATCACGGCCTCAGCGGGTCGATTTCCTATCACGATTTCGCCCGGCAGGTGCCGATTCGGCGCTACGAGCAGTTCGCCCCGTACATCGAGCCGCTCAAGGAAGGCCGGTTCGACTCGCTGTTCGCTCCGAGCGAAGAGCTTCTGATGTTCGCCCTGACCAGCGGGACCACCGGCCGGGCCAAGTTCATTCCCGTCACCGCGCGGTTCGTCGACGATTACCGCCGCGGCTGGAACATCTTCGGGGTCAAGGCCCTGCTCGACCATCCGCGGGCGTTCTTTCGCAAGATCGTCCAGATGACCAGCTCGGCGCGGGAGGAATCGACGCCGTGCGGGTTGTGGGCCGGAGCGATCACCGGCCTGCAGGCCCAGACGCAGAAGTGGATCGTCCGCAAGCACTACGTGACGCCGCTGGCGGTGGCCGAGGTCAAGGATCCGGTGGCCAAATGCTACACGGTCGCCCGGCTGGCCGTCACGGAGGACGTCTCGTTCACCAGCACAGCCAACCCGTCGACGATTTTGCGGCTGGCCCAGACGATGGCGGAGCATTCGGAGCAGCTCATCCGCGACGTCCACGACGGGACGCTGCGTCCGCCCGGACGGTTGCCGGAGGGGCTGGTGGCCGACCTTGGCCGACGGCTGCGGCCCAGGCCGCGCTGCGCCCGGCGGCTCGAGGCGCTGGCCAGGCGAGCCGGACGACTCCTGCCCAAGGACGTCTGGCGGCTGGAATACCTGATGAACTGGACCGGCGGGACGCTCAAGCTCTACCTCTCGCGTTTCGGCGAGTACTTCGGCGAGACGCCGGTGCGCGACATCGGTCTGCTGGCCAGCGAAGGGCGGTTCAGCATTCCCGTCGAGGACCACACGCCGGCTGGGATTCTGGAAATCACCAGCAACTTCTTCGAGTTCATTCCCGAAGCCGAGTACGGCGGCGAGAACCCGACCGTGCTGACGCTCGAAGAACTTGAAGTCGGGCAGCGGTACTTTGTCGTCTTCAGCAACGCCAGCGGGCTGACCCGGTACGACCTGGGCGACTGCGTCGAGGTCGTCGGGCTCTATCAGCGGACGCCGATGATCGCGTTCCTGAACAAGGGCTCGCACATCAGTTCGCTGACCGGCGAGAAGGTCAGCGAGCACCAAGCCGTCGAGGCGATGGCGCGGCTGTCGGCGAAGCTCGGCCGACGGATCGAGAACTTCCTTCTGGGCCCTCAATGGTCCGACCCGCCCTACTACGCGCTCACCGTCGAGCAATCCGACGCCAATCCGCAACTGGCACATAGTTACGATCGGATACTAGCCGAGCTCAACATCGAGTACGCCGCCAAGCGCGAGAGCCTGCGCCTGGGTCCTGTCGAACTGCGCACTGTCCCGGACGGGCACTTCGCCAACGAGGACCTCGCCCGCCAGGCGCAGCTTGGCCGCACCGAGCAGTACAAGCGGAAGTTCCTGCTGACCATCACCGAACCCGACCAGCGCAGCACATCCGTCTGATCCGTGCTGATCAGGCCCTTTACTTGGGTGTTGTCTGGGCCAATTCCATCTGCTCGACCTTGAGCTGACCGAGGTAGCGGAGCACCGAGGCCTGCTGCTGCATCGAGGTGTCGCTGAGGTCCGAGACGGTCAGGGCGATGTGGCCCTGGTCCGGTTCGAGCTGGCCGAGGGCCGGGTCCAGGTCCACCCACTGGCCGTCGATGAAGAACTGGGTCCACATGTGGCCGATGAACGCGCCGGTCGTGCCCTCGTGGGCCACGTAGGCCAGGCCGTTGACGCCGCGGGTCGGAATGCCCACGATCCGCCCGAGGGCGGCCAGCAGCAGCGAATGCTCGGTGCAGTCGCCCTGCCGTGTCTTGGCGACCTGAGCGGCGGGGGCGTAACCGGTCGAAAGGTCCTTGGTCGTGATATAGCCGGAGACGAATTGGCAGAGCTTTCTCGCCTTCTCCAGGTCGCTGCCGTCCTGATCGATGTTCTCGCTGGCCAGGCGAACCAACAGCGGGTCCTCCAGGTTCAGGTCCAGCGAATCCCGGGTGTACCGCGGTTCGGGCGAAGCCGGCTGCGTGGTGGTCGCCGATTTCTTCGGCGTCCCGCCCGGCGAGACCTCCAGGATGATCTGGTCCTTCTCGCGTTTGACCACCCGCTGCATCGCCGTTTCGATCAGATCGAACGGCTCGGTGTTGTCGCCCTCGTAGGTGATCCGGTAACGCACCGGTCCCTGCTCCGGCAGCGCGATCGGCCGCTCCGGCCGGATCAGGAATTCTAGAAACAGCTCGCTGGCGCCGATGCCGGCCAGGGCCTTTTCACGCGGCTCGCCCACCAACGTCAGCTTCATCGGGCCAATCGGCACCTCCGTGATCACCTCATAGCCGTCGGCGTCAAGGATCGAAGCGGCTTGGATCGGCAACGGCTTGTCGAACGAGGTGAGCACTCTGGTCCCCTCGACTTCCCGACCGAACACCTCGCTCTTGACCGGACCGACCACGTCGATTCTGGCTGTGATGAACTGACTGGGTCCAAGCTCCGGGTCGAATATCGTCATGGAGAAGCTGACCCCGGGCTTAAGTCCCATCCGCTCGCCCAGCAGGTGCTGGCCCCACCACATCAGCGCGTCGTCCGGCAGAGCGAACTTGTGCTCAGCCGACTGGCCCGCCTGGCTGATCGTCATCGCGACCTGGCCGTCGGCCACGGTTCCGCGATGCACGGTTTCGATGCCGCCGAGGTCCGCCTTGGAGTAGAACCGCAGCGGTTTGCCGTCGAGGGTCTCCTGAGTCTCGGCCCGATGGGTGAGCGTGAACGTCGTGTCCGCCCGGGCGATCTTCAGCAGCAGATCGTTCCGCGTGACGATCGTATCGCCCTGCCGCACGAACTCATACCGCGCCCAACCGCACTTGGTCGGCCCGAGGTATACGGAGAAATACCGCTCGTGAAACGATCCCTGCGGCGGATCGACCGCGCCCGCCCGAACCGTTGATCCGCCCACGACCAAAAAAGCGAACAACGAGGCTGCGATGATCTTGCGCACGTGACCTCCCTCTGAAGCTCTGAAGGTTATAAGGCTCTATCAGCCGTTTCGCCCGCAGCACTTCTTGTATTTTTTGCCCGACCCGCACGGGCACGGTTCGTTCGGCTTGACCTTCGGCGTCGCCCGTTTGATCGGCTTGACGACCTGGGCTTCACCCTGGTTCTGCATGGCCGCCTCGCGGTCGGCGTCGGTGAAGGCCGAGCCGCTGGCATCGTGCTGGGCCCGCTGCTCGCCCCAGACCGACCGCGCCTGCATCTGGCCGGAGACCTGGACCTTGAGGATCACGTCGCTGACCTGCTGGCGCGTCGCGTCGAGCATGCGGTGGAACATCTGCGTGCCTTCCCGCTTGTACTCGATCTTCGGATCCTTCTCGGCGTAGCCGCGCAGGCCGATCGTGCTCTTGAGGTGGTCCATCGCCAGCAGGTGCTCTTTCCACGCGCTGTCGTAGATGCTCAGCAGCACCATCTGCTCGAGGTTCGTCAGCTCGCGGCGGAGGAACTCCCGGCCGGCTTTGAGCAGCGACTCGCGGGCGGCGGCGCCCTCCAGCGCCTGGCCGTCGAGCTCCGCGCCGAACCGCTCCCGCGCCCACGCCGCCAGTTCCTCGCCGCGCCGCATCCGCACGGCCTCGTCCACCTCGTTCGAGAGGCGCCCGTCGCCCAGGTAGCTCTCGGAAAGCCGTATCAGGTCCGAGCGGATTTCGCGGACCTCGCGGTTCTGCAGCTTCTCCAGCGTCCAGCCGGCGCGGTACTTCCAGTTCGCCCAATCCACCAGCCGCGCCACGCCATAGGCCTGGTCGGTCTGCTCCTTCTGGCCCAGGCTCACCGTCAACGCGATGTCCACCGGGCACTCGATCTCGCGGCGCAGGTACCGCTCGTGCACCTTTTCCAGGATCATCTCGCGGGTCTGGTCGGGATTCAGGTCGCGAAGCTGCTGGAGCCGCACGTCCAGGTCGAACTTGGCCCGCACCCACTCGGCCAGCATCGAGCGGCCGAAGGTCGGCTCCATGTAGCGTTTCAGCGGCGTGCAGTCCTGGCGGTCGATGCTCGTCATGGCCGCCTCGACCAGCATCGCCTGGATCTCTTCCGGCTCCATCCGGTTCATCTGCGAGATCCCGAGGTTCACGTTGAACCGCCGCATCGCCCAGCTCGCCAGGCCGCGATAGTCCCAGTCCTTGCGCTCGACGTCCGGATCGAAGTACTCGCCGATCGACATCTCGATCGTGTTCCTCGCCTCGTCCTTGGCTTTGTCCTTCAGGTCGCTTTCCAGCCGGTCGAAATCGTCCAGGTCGATTCGCGACGGGTCCATCGTCACGTCCAGTTCCGACTTGGCCCACTCGGCGGCGCACCGCGCC
This genomic window from Phycisphaerae bacterium contains:
- a CDS encoding GH3 auxin-responsive promoter family protein, whose product is MHRKIAAKVAGWGASRQLRSFLAATGSPQRVQQQMLERQLRLLAGSAFARDHGLSGSISYHDFARQVPIRRYEQFAPYIEPLKEGRFDSLFAPSEELLMFALTSGTTGRAKFIPVTARFVDDYRRGWNIFGVKALLDHPRAFFRKIVQMTSSAREESTPCGLWAGAITGLQAQTQKWIVRKHYVTPLAVAEVKDPVAKCYTVARLAVTEDVSFTSTANPSTILRLAQTMAEHSEQLIRDVHDGTLRPPGRLPEGLVADLGRRLRPRPRCARRLEALARRAGRLLPKDVWRLEYLMNWTGGTLKLYLSRFGEYFGETPVRDIGLLASEGRFSIPVEDHTPAGILEITSNFFEFIPEAEYGGENPTVLTLEELEVGQRYFVVFSNASGLTRYDLGDCVEVVGLYQRTPMIAFLNKGSHISSLTGEKVSEHQAVEAMARLSAKLGRRIENFLLGPQWSDPPYYALTVEQSDANPQLAHSYDRILAELNIEYAAKRESLRLGPVELRTVPDGHFANEDLARQAQLGRTEQYKRKFLLTITEPDQRSTSV
- a CDS encoding transglutaminase domain-containing protein, whose product is MRKIIAASLFAFLVVGGSTVRAGAVDPPQGSFHERYFSVYLGPTKCGWARYEFVRQGDTIVTRNDLLLKIARADTTFTLTHRAETQETLDGKPLRFYSKADLGGIETVHRGTVADGQVAMTISQAGQSAEHKFALPDDALMWWGQHLLGERMGLKPGVSFSMTIFDPELGPSQFITARIDVVGPVKSEVFGREVEGTRVLTSFDKPLPIQAASILDADGYEVITEVPIGPMKLTLVGEPREKALAGIGASELFLEFLIRPERPIALPEQGPVRYRITYEGDNTEPFDLIETAMQRVVKREKDQIILEVSPGGTPKKSATTTQPASPEPRYTRDSLDLNLEDPLLVRLASENIDQDGSDLEKARKLCQFVSGYITTKDLSTGYAPAAQVAKTRQGDCTEHSLLLAALGRIVGIPTRGVNGLAYVAHEGTTGAFIGHMWTQFFIDGQWVDLDPALGQLEPDQGHIALTVSDLSDTSMQQQASVLRYLGQLKVEQMELAQTTPK